From Rutidosis leptorrhynchoides isolate AG116_Rl617_1_P2 chromosome 3, CSIRO_AGI_Rlap_v1, whole genome shotgun sequence, a single genomic window includes:
- the LOC139897653 gene encoding uncharacterized protein At4g28440-like — protein MAEQNKQQPAFIKINQLRPGAFGLNLTVKVVSSKMIQTRGGRPGIQGRNMRLAELLVGDETGIVVFTARNDQVDTMKEGSTVTLRNAKIDMYKGSMRLAVDKWGRVEVAEPADFSVKEDCNLSLIEFELITVEG, from the exons ATGGCTGAACAAAACAAGCAGCAACCAGCTTTTATTAAGATCAACCAGCTTCGTCCTGGTGCTTTTGGTCTTAACCTCACTGTAAAAGTGGTTAGTTCAAAGATGATTCAGACGAGAGGTGGTCGCCCTGGGATTCAAGGACGTAACATGCGTCTTGCTGAATTGTTGGTCGGTGACGAAACTGGGATTGTTGTTTTTACTGCTAGAAATGATCAAG TGGACACCATGAAGGAGGGAAGCACTGTAACTCTTAGAAATGCAAAAATCGACATGTACAAGGGCTCCATGAGACTTGCAGTAGACAAGTGGGGCCGTGTTGAAGTCGCAGAGCCAGCTGATTTTTCTGTTAAAGAAGACTGCAATCTATCTCTTATCGAGTTTGAACTTATAACTGTTGAAGGGTAA